The window GCTACTCGGCGATCGCCAAACGGGCAAGACTGCAATTGCGATCGACACGATCATCAACCAACTCGGCCGCGATGTGATTTGCATCTATTGCAGCATCGGTCAACGAAGCACAGGCGTCGCTCGCGTGATCGAAAACTTGCGTCGTCACGACGCCTTGGACCACACGATCGTGGTCATCGGTGCTGATGACGCCCCGCCAGGGTTGCAGTTCCTTGCTCCATACGCGGCAACGACGATGGGTGAGCACTTCATGCGACAGGGCCGTGACGTCATGATTGTCTACGATGACCTGACATCCCACGCGAGAGCATACCGCCACCTGTCATTGCTGCTGCGGCGCCCGCCAGGTCGAGAGGCATTTCCGGGCGACATCTTTTACGTTCACTCACGGTTGCTGGAACGGTCCACGCACTTGATCCAAAGTGCTGGCGGAGGCTCGTTGACGGCACTTCCCATCATTGAAACGGAAGCCCAAAACGTTTCGGCCTACATACCGACAAATCTGATTTCGATCACGGACGGCCAAATCTACCTCTCGCCCACGTTGTTTCGAAAGGGCGTGTTGCCCGCGATCGATGTTGGACGCAGCGTGTCTCGCGTGGGTGGCAAAACTCAACTGCCCGCCTACCGAGTCGTGGCGGGTGACTTGCGATTGACATACTCGCAATTCGAAGAACTGGAACGATTTGCTCGCTTCAGCAGTCAACTCGACGAGGACACCCGCGCAACACTCGATCGCGGACGATTGATTCGCGAAATATTGAAGCAGACACAGTTTCAGCCGCTCACGTTGCCGCAACAGATTGCTTCGTTGATAGCGGTGACCAATGGCGTATTGGATGGCGTTCCCGTGGACCAACTTCCGACGATTGAACGTGCGATTCAAGATGCGGTGACGTCGCAAGCGAATGATTTGTGTGCGCAAATGCAGTCGGGGAAAAAGCTCGACAAACAACAGGTAGGACAGATCGCCAACATCGCTGCCGGAGCGGTTCATGCCCACGCTTGAACTCTTGCGTCGAAAGATCGAAACAGCGTCGGACTTGCAGTCAGTTGTGACAACGATGAAAACGTTGGCCGCCGTTCGAATACACCAATACCAGCGAGCTGCGGACGCGTTGATGGATTACAACCGAACCATTGAATTAGGACTGCAAGTGATCCTACGAGAGCAGAGACTGCAACCTCTGCAGACCAGCGAGTGGGGCGGTCAGAACCGACCATCGAGTGGGCACGAAAATGGTTCACACCATGGCGTGATTGTCTTTGGAAGCGACCAAGGCATGTGCGGTCAATTCAATGAACAAATCGCAACGCATGCCTTGGAACATCATGCCAAGCACTGCCGGCGGCCTCCCGAGGCATTGTGGATTGTGGGAGCAAGGGTCGCGTTTCTATCGACCGACAGTGGTTGGTTGATTGACGAAGCGTTTCGGATTCCGACCACGGTGCCCGAGATCGCGGACTGCGTCAGCGATTTGCTGACCGCGGTGGAAGCGGTGCGAGAACAACGCAATTTGACGAAACTGAGAATCTACTCAAACAAGCGATCGTCTGCGGGATCGTACCAACCCAACACAACTCAACTGTTGCCGATCGATTTCGCATGGCTGAAACAACTTTCGGTCAAGCAATGGGAATCGCCCTGCTTGCCAACTTTCGGCGGCGAGCGTGAAGAGTTGTTTTCACGGCTTGTACGTGAAAGCCTTTACGTTTCGCTGTACCAAGCTTGTGCGGAATC of the Rhodopirellula baltica SH 1 genome contains:
- a CDS encoding F0F1 ATP synthase subunit gamma, with amino-acid sequence MPTLELLRRKIETASDLQSVVTTMKTLAAVRIHQYQRAADALMDYNRTIELGLQVILREQRLQPLQTSEWGGQNRPSSGHENGSHHGVIVFGSDQGMCGQFNEQIATHALEHHAKHCRRPPEALWIVGARVAFLSTDSGWLIDEAFRIPTTVPEIADCVSDLLTAVEAVREQRNLTKLRIYSNKRSSAGSYQPNTTQLLPIDFAWLKQLSVKQWESPCLPTFGGEREELFSRLVRESLYVSLYQACAESLASENASRIAAMQAAEKNIEETLDELNTAFKTQRQTAITEELLDVVVGFEALTQSER
- a CDS encoding alternate F1F0 ATPase, F1 subunit alpha; translated protein: MTTYSETLETAAQQFDQAVKSQPSQLTVTEIGTVEEVQRGIARVHGLPHVQVDEVLRFAGGHLGYAFNLDPDQVGCVLLDSSDQITAGSRVERMHSVLDTPVGDQLLGRVVDPVGRPLDGGRSLDDLPREPCERDAPPIMQRAPVTVPLQSGLKVVDAMIPIGRGQRQLLLGDRQTGKTAIAIDTIINQLGRDVICIYCSIGQRSTGVARVIENLRRHDALDHTIVVIGADDAPPGLQFLAPYAATTMGEHFMRQGRDVMIVYDDLTSHARAYRHLSLLLRRPPGREAFPGDIFYVHSRLLERSTHLIQSAGGGSLTALPIIETEAQNVSAYIPTNLISITDGQIYLSPTLFRKGVLPAIDVGRSVSRVGGKTQLPAYRVVAGDLRLTYSQFEELERFARFSSQLDEDTRATLDRGRLIREILKQTQFQPLTLPQQIASLIAVTNGVLDGVPVDQLPTIERAIQDAVTSQANDLCAQMQSGKKLDKQQVGQIANIAAGAVHAHA